From a region of the Cervus canadensis isolate Bull #8, Minnesota chromosome Y, ASM1932006v1, whole genome shotgun sequence genome:
- the LOC122436422 gene encoding LOW QUALITY PROTEIN: basic leucine zipper and W2 domain-containing protein 2-like (The sequence of the model RefSeq protein was modified relative to this genomic sequence to represent the inferred CDS: substituted 1 base at 1 genomic stop codon), translating to MNKHQKPVLTGQRFKSRKRDEKEKFEPTVFRDTLVQRLNEAGDNLEAVAKFLDSTGSRLDYRRYADTLFDILVAGSMLAPGGTHIDDGDKTKMTNHCVFSGNEDHETIXNYAQVFNKLIRRYKYLEKAFEDEMKKLLLFLKAFSKTEQTKLAMLSGILLGSGTLPATILTSLFTDSLVKEGIVASFAVKLFKACMAEKDANSVTSSLRKANLDKRLLELFPVNRQSVDDFAKYFTEAGLKELSDFLRVQQSLGTRKELQKELQERLSQECPIKEVVLYVKEEMKRNDLPETAVIGLLWTCIMNSVEWNKKEELVAEQALKHLKQYAPLLAVFSSQGQSELTLL from the coding sequence ATGAATAAGCATCAGAAGCCAGTGCTAACAGGCCAGAGGTTCAAAAGTCGGAAAAGggatgaaaaagagaaattcGAACCCACAGTCTTCAGGGATACACTTGTCCAGCGGCTTAATGAAGCTGGTGATAACCTTGAAGCTGTAGCCAAGTTTCTGGACTCTACAGGCTCAAGATTAGATTATCGTCGCTATGCAGACACACTCTTCGATATCCTGGTGGCTGGCAGTATGCTCGCCCCTGGAGGAACACACATAGATGATGGTGACAAGACCAAGATGACCAACCACTGTGTGTTTTCAggaaatgaagatcatgaaacCATCTGAAACTATGCTCAGGTCTTCAACAAACTCATCAGGAGATATAAGTATTTGGAAAAAGCATTTGAGGATGAGATGAAAAAGCTTCTCCTCTTCCTTAAAGCCTTTTCCAAAACCGAGCAGACAAAGTTGGCAATGCTGTCAGGGATCCTTCTGGGCAGTGGCACCCTGCCTGCCACCATCCTCACCAGTCTCTTTACTGACAGCTTGGTCAAAGAAGGCATTGTGGCCTCATTTGCTGTCAAACTTTTTAAAGCATGTATGGCAGAAAAGGATGCCAACTCTGTTACCTCCTCTTTGAGAAAAGCCAACTTAGACAAAAGGCTGCTTGAACTCTTTCCAGTTAACAGACAGAGTGTGGATGATTTTGCTAAATACTTCACTGAGGCAGGTCTGAAGGAGCTCTCCGACTTCCTCCGAGTCCAGCAGTCGCTGGGCACCAGGAAGGAGCTGCAGAAGGAACTCCAGGAGCGTCTTTCTCAGGAATGCCCGATCAAGGAGGTGGTTCTCTatgttaaagaagaaatgaaaaggaatgatCTTCCAGAAACGGCAGTGATTGGACTTCTCTGGACCTGTATAATGAACTCTGTGGAATGGAACAAGAAGGAGGAACTCGTGGCGGAGCAGGCCCTCAAACACCTGAAGCAATACGCTCCACTCCTGGCTGTGTTCAGTTCCCAAGGTCAGTCAGAGCTGACCCTTCTGTAG